One window from the genome of Penaeus vannamei isolate JL-2024 unplaced genomic scaffold, ASM4276789v1 unanchor991, whole genome shotgun sequence encodes:
- the LOC113819039 gene encoding uncharacterized protein, producing MFSVESFVANPSAEVLVGLTKAQWSELAAHYCIPFRSSLRKDEIRTLVTEYLLEHKVLSEEDLEPLCPRDVTMARQYDLESRKMDLEMFKAENERMRLMQRPDREHHPHFRIEDAIKFVPKFNETEPEYFFIHFERVAALHGWPEDKWVLLVHSAFVGRAQEVFSALDLVQSQCYYVVKQAVLNVYKRVPEAYRQDFRYYRKDSKQTFVEFIRQKQLLCKKWVESELDALEYDKLLELFVLEEVKKSMPVKVRSHIDERGLRTLAEVGKAADHFALTNPNYSCRSNEPSFQSIQHNGKRMEYSSRRTGLPDTHRTVHTKSETGGDESKKVASRGFLSVDESCKSSSPVTILRDSAADISLVLKEMVPNPDCYTGEMIIINGLVGSKSIPICKVYLESKLITGYVNLGVVDNIPSDGISLLMGNDLVGDKVWPCPVVSPCPTEENNTVDLEREYPDLFPACAVTRSASRRSSPPTKALTAGTALPKESLNDIFTEDFTLADFFKSSDKDSNISASDNSNIVNFKDMPVTREKLIEEQYKDPELQTFYDRLTDTSNIDNFSTCYYLQSGVLMRKYKPYNISADDTSKIVHQIVIPKPLRTDVLNIAHDISGHLGVNKSYHKILAHFYWPKMKRDVGYYCQSCHICQVKGKPGDGIKPYPLQPIPVLTEPFSKIVIDCVGPLPKTKRGNKFLLTIIDVATRYPEAIPLRRITTKNVVKALIIFFTQVGLPTVIQSDQGSNFTSRLYEQVMKSLGIQQCRSTVYHPQSQGVVERFHYTLKTMIKAFCLETGSEWDEGIDLLLFSVRDSVQESLGYSPFQLIYGHEVRGPLKVLKECWLIEEEDIPVAAYVNKFKHRLRTAISIAHNHLGKAQSKMKEHFDKANNTEVRTFNEGDLVLALLPLPNQPLQSRYTGPFRILKRTSDTNYVIETPKRRKKNRHVHVNLLKKYHERGDIKDEVRNVSIVVPSNISNDTCDNVKIVEPNLINSTILAKPDDKLKHLSAAQAANIRSLLQEYEELFSDVPRLCPLLEHDVETKEAQPVRQAPYRLNAEKRAFLQTEVQRLKEQGFISPSLSPWASPIVLVPKSGGTYRLCVDYRKVNAVTVADSFPLPRMDDIIDDLGKARHLSKLDLLQGYYQVPLTERARPISAFVTPVGLYEFKVLPFGMRNAPATFQRLMNYLTADLEGVRCYLDDLVIWSESWQEHLVRLRALFSALSAANLTVNLQKSEFGHAHVTFLGHVIGQGQVAPVAAKVEAVLQYPTPVDRRGLMRFMGMAGYYRRFCKNFSQISAPLTDLLSTKRTFRWSEDCQQAFDNLKHLLCTAPVLRAPDIGKPFVIHVDASDSGVGAVLLQNKSEVLHPVCYFSYKYKSYQKSYATVEKEALGIVLAIEKFRVYLTNSVHPVKIFTDHNPLTFIENVKFKNMRVLRWALTLQPFNIKILHIRGTHNIIADAISRS from the exons ATGTTCAGCGTTGAAAGTTTTGTTGCAAATCCGTCAGCCGAAGTGCTGGTCGGTTTAACTAAAGCCCAGTGGAGTGAGTTAGCCGCTCATTATTGCATCCCTTTTCGGTCATCCTTACGGAAGGATGAAATTCGTACATTAGTGACCGAGTATTTATTAGAACACAAGGTGTTAAGTGAGGAGGATTTAGAGCCCTTGTGTCCTCGGGATGTCACGATGGCCCGCCAGTATGACCTGGAGAGCCGTAAGATGGATTTGGAAATGTTTAAGGCAGAGAATGAGCGGATGCGTCTCATGCAGAGACCTGATAGGGAACACCATCCTCATTTTCGTATAGAGGATGCAATTAAATTTGTTCCTAAATTCAATGAGACAGAGCCTGagtactttttcattcattttgagcGAGTTGCTGCCTTGCATGGTTGGCCCGAAGATAAGTGGGTATTGCTTGTTCACAGTGCATTTGTTGGCAGAGCTCAAGAGGTTTTCTCAGCTCTGGATTTGGTACAGTCACAATGTTATTATGTAGTAAAACAAGCTgttttaaatgtttataaaagGGTACCAGAGGCTTACAGACAAGATTTCCGTTATTATCGTAAAGATAGCAAACAAACCTTTGTTGAATTTATTCGCCAAAAGCAACTTTTGTGTAAGAAATGGGTAGAGAGTGAACTTGATGCACTCGAGTACGATAAATTACTCGAGCTCTTTGTACTAGAGGAAGTTAAGAAAAGTATGCCTGTAAAAGTTCGCTCTCACATTGACGAACGTGGTCTGCGCACATTAGCCGAGGTCGGCAAAGCCGCCGATCATTTCGCTCTCACTAATCCCAACTACTCTTGCAGATCTAATGAGCCTTCATTCCAGTCTATCCAGCATAATGGTAAGAGGATGGAGTATAGTTCCAGGAGGACTGGACTGCCAGATACCCACAGGACTGTTCATACAAAGTCAGAAACAGGTGGTGATGAGAGTAAGAAGGTTGCTTCTCGCG GATTTCTTAGTGTCGATGAGTCGTGTAAGTCGTCTTCCCCAGTCACTATTCTACGGGACTCGGCTGCAGATATATCATTGGTACTCAAGGAGATGGTTCCTAACCCTGACTGCTATACTGGagagatgattattattaatggacTGGTAGGGTCCAAGAGTATACCCATATGTAAAGTCTACCTTGAATCTAAATTGATAACTGGGTACGTAAATTTAGGTGTTGTTGATAATATACCAAGTGATGGCATTTCGCTCCTTATGGGCAATGATCTAGTTGGTGATAAGGTATGGCCTTGCCCTGTAGTTTCACCTTGCCCGACAGAGGAGAACAACACCGTAGATTTAGAGAGGGAGTATCCCGATCTCTTTCCTGCATGTGCTGTCACCCGCAGTGCAAGTCGTAGGTCCTCCCCTCCTACCAAGGCGCTTACCGCCGGTACTGCATTACCCAAAGAGAGCCTTAATGATATATTCACCGAGGATTTCACCTTGGCAGATTTCTTTAAATCATCTGACAAAGATTCAAACATTTCTGCTTCTGATAATTCTAATATAGTAAATTTTAAAGACATGCCAGTTACTAGAGAAAAGCTCATTGAAGAACAATATAAAGATCCTGAGTTGCAAACATTTTATGATAGGCTTACTGATACAAGTAACATAGACAATTTCAGTACCTGCTATTATCTCCAGTCAGGTGTTCTTATGCGTAAATATAAGCCCTATAATATATCTGCAGACGATACCAGTAAGATAGTACATCAGATTGTCATTCCAAAGCCCCTTCGAACTGATGTATTGAATATTGCACATGACATTAGTGGTCATTTGGGAGTCAACAAATCTTACCATAAGATTTTAGCTCATTTTTATTGGCCGAAAATGAAACGTGATGTTGGTTACTATTGCCAGTCATGCCATATCTGCCAAGTAAAAGGCAAACCCGGAGATGGTATCAAACCATATCCCTTGCAACCTATCCCTGTGTTAACAGAGCCTTTCAGCAAAATAGTTATTGACTGTGTAGGTCCTCTTCCAAAGACTAAACGGGGTAACAAGTTTCTGTTAACCATAATTGATGTGGCCACCCGATATCCTGAAGCTATTCCTCTTAGACGCATCACTACTAAGAATGTTGTGAAGgcattgataattttttttacacAAGTTGGTCTGCCTACTGTAATACAATCAGATCAAGGGTCAAATTTTACGTCCAGACTGTATGAACAGGTTATGAAGTCCTTGGGTATACAGCAGTGCAGGTCCACCGTATATCATCCTCAGAGTCAAGGGGTAGTTGAAAGGTTTCACTATACTTTAAAGACTATGATTAAAGCCTTTTGTTTAGAGACTGGTTCTGAGTGGGATGAAGGAATAgatttgctgttattttcagtAAGGGACAGTGTTCAAGAGAGCCTTGGTTATTCTCCATTTCAATTAATTTACGGCCATGAAGTGCGTGGACCACTGAAGGTCTTAAAGGAGTGCTGGTTAATTGAAGAGGAGGACATTCCAGTAGCTGCTTATGTGAATAAATTTAAGCATAGATTACGAACAGCTATCTCAATAGCTCATAATCATTTGGGTAAAGCTCAATCTAAAATGAAAGAACATTTTGATAAAGCAAATAATACTGAAGTTAGAACCTTCAATGAGGGTGATTTAGTTCTGGCTTTGCTGCCTCTTCCTAACCAGCCTCTTCAGTCTCGCTATACGGGTCCATTTCGTATTCTAAAACGAACGAGTGATACAAATTATGTGATTGAAACACCTAAGAGGCGTAAGAAAAACCGTCATGTACATGTAAACCTCCTGAAAAAGTACCATGAACGGGGTGATATAAAGGATGAGGTACGAAATGTTTCAATAGTTGTACCTTCAAACATCAGTAATGACACTTGTGATAATGTAAAGATTGTGGAGCCTAACCTTATAAATTCGACAATTTTAGCTAAACCTGATGATAAACTTAAACACCTTTCTGCTGCCCAAGCAGCAAACATTCGTTCTCTTCTGCAGGAGTATGAGGAACTATTCAGTGATGTACCTCGTCTCTGCCCACTGCTGGAACATGATGTGGAGACTAAGGAAGCTCAGCCAGTACGTCAAGCTCCCTATCGCCTCAATGCAGAGAAGAGGGCTTTCCTGCAGACGGAGGTTCAGCGCCTGAAGGAGCAGGGGTTCATTAGTCCCAGCCTGAGTCCCTGGGCATCACCTATAGTCCTCGTTCCCAAGAGTGGCGGCACTTACCGTCTGTGTGTAGATTATAGGAAGGTGAATGCGGTAACAGTGGCGGACTCGTTCCCCCTCCCGAGGATGGACGACATTATTGATGACCTGGGGAAGGCACGCCACCTGTCGAAGTTGGATCTCCTCCAGGGATATTACCAAGTTCCGTTGACCGAGAGGGCGAGGCCGATTTCTGCGTTTGTCACGCCTGTCGGTCTCTACGAGTTCAAGGTTCTTCCCTTCGGTATGAGGAACGCCCCGGCGACCTTTCAGCGTCTCATGAACTACCTGACTGCGGACTTAGAAGGCGTTCGTTGTTACCTAGACGATCTTGTAATCTGGAGCGAGTCTTGGCAGGAACATCTGGTACGTTTACGTGCACTCTTCTCCGCCTTGTCAGCCGCAAACCTCACGGTAAATTTGCAGAAGAGTGAATTCGGACATGCTCATGTCACCTTCTTGGGTCACGTGATCGGTCAGGGTCAGGTCGCACCTGTAGCAGCGAAGGTGGAAGCGGTCCTCCAGTATCCCACGCCCGTCGACAGGAGAGGCCTGATGCGCTTCATGGGAATGGCTGGATATTATAGACGTTTCTGCAAGAACTTTTCCCAGATATCCGCACCTTTAACAGACTTGCTGAGTACTAAACGGACATTCAGGTGGTCAGAGGACTGTCAACAAGCCTTTGACAACTTGAAGCACCTCTTGTGTACCGCTCCCGTCTTGCGAGCTCCTGATATCGGCAAACCATTTGTAATTCATGTTGACGCCAGTGATAGTGGTGTGGGAGCGGTCCTCTTGCAGAACAAAAGTGAAGTGCTCCACCCggtgtgttatttttcttataagtACAAGTCTTATCAAAAGTCTTACGCCACCGTCGAAAAGGAGGCCTTGGGAATAGTATTGGCAATCGAAAAGTTTAGAGTTTATTTAACAAACTCTGTTCATCCAGTCAAAATTTTCACTGATCATAACCCGTTAActtttatagaaaatgtaaagtTTAAAAACATGCGAGTGTTGAGGTGGGCTTTAACATTACAGCCATTCAATATAAAGATATTGCATATTAGAGGCACACACAATATCATAGCGGACGCAATTTCAAGATCGTAA